gtaagaagTGAAGTGCTGATCAgaaagtgcgtgtcccatcgatgcagataaatagtaatcggacggagccaaatctggtgagtaagccgcgtgcgaaagtatttcccaactgaacgcttcgatcgtttccttggccggttttgctgtatgcgatggtgcattatcacgaagcaaaattactttgcgttgccttttttgatattctggtcgtttttcacgcaaagcttgattcaaatcgatcgtttgttgtcggtagcgctcggtattaacggtttcgccaggttttaacagctcataatagatcatacccatctgatcccaccaaacacagagcattgtcttccgtccatagcgatttggtcttgtagtcgatgtcggtggttcgcctggagctacccatgatcttttacgcttaggattctcaaaatatatgcacttttcatcgccagtcACAATTCGATGGAGAAacgactttcttttgtatctggcgagcagcatttcgcaagtggtttttcggttttcctgctgtctttcGTTCGGTTCAcgtggaacccattttcccaccttctggatcttttccatggctttcaaacgtatggagacggcttctcgtgtcacgtttaatcgatcagcgagttgttgttgcgtttgagcgtcatcctcgtccaacgatgcttgcaattctctgtcttgaaactttttcggtggtcttccacgttcttcgttcctcgcgtcaaaattgccgcttctgaattttttaaaccactcaaagcactgtgatttaccaagagcatgctcaccgtaagcttcgacaagcattcgaagcgattctgcagcagttttcttcaaatggtaacagaaaatcaatgctgtctgcaaatcgtagtttccaggcacaaaattcgacatgttcaacgctattacaaactatgctgttgtacgaaacttgtattgttctgagttgaaaatgtttgtgagatgtcaacaaagacTTTTGGCATCATTGACGCAGCTTAGTGATAACTACATTATCAGCTAGGGCCGTCTATaggcaaattccggtttcatacttACAGACCTGATATATACATTTCCTATTTTTAGTATGTGTTTAAGGTTACATGTACTTCTTAAAGCCATTATTGGACACAGTGAGAGTGATTAATGGAACAAAACGTATCCGTAATAGATCGTATAAACCAATGTGTAAACCAATGTATAAATCAATATGTTGCAGAAAATGTAGAGCTCTTTTGCCCAAGTCTTCCTTTTGTAGCATGCTGAGCGAATTAGTTAGCTCGTGTTATAGTCATTTAATAACGTATTTAAAATAGGTGATTAGGATATATTCAAAAGAGTTTAGTATGCCACACGGTGCTACAAATATTCAGTTCAGTTTCGGTGATAAAGTAGGAATGTGTCCAGTTTGTACGAGATATTCTTAATCGAGTTAGTGTTGCTTGATCTGACTTTGTGTAGCTTGAATTGTGTAGATGTTGAATTTCTTCATTCTTCGTTCCATGATTCTATTAACGTTTCAATCAATGCTTTCTGAGATCTTTGTAGAATATAGGTTCATAATTCATCGTAGATACGCCGAAGCTAACGTATTTCTAAGTTTTCTTCTGCAAAAGGAAATGTCCCAATGACGTATCAACGAATTAATATGCAAgttgttcctttttttcccaCTTTTAAGCTACTATAGCAAATTGTTTGTCGTGTcagaagaaagtaataaaaatgggCTGCGAACACTTGCCTATTTTAGGCAAAATCATTGTTAGGATACAGATGCGACTTTTTcactttgaatttttgaatTGACCTTATTATTTACCCATAATCTAGTGACGATCAGTCGAATTCGATTCTAGAATGCTTCAAACATTTAATTCCACGTAGATAGCTTCAAATATGCATTGATCAATCACTAGCGCAAATTCCACTAATTTACAAATACTTTGATTTCATTTCTCCAAAAGAATAAAGCATTTTTATGAATGTTTCTTATGCGTTGTTCGTTTATAGATGTTTCATCTGACTGTCTTTTGACTTATGTATAGTTAGATATATAATAGATGGACTTACTTGCttgttagaataaaatttagcCGATGATAATGTATTCAGCAACACTCCACGTGGCGACCAACTAAATTTATATCTCAAAGGATTGGAGGAACATTCTGGAGCAGGTAAACCGCCACACCAAGATACAAACGATTCGATTTTTCCACCAGCTTGTTTAACGTTGTCAAAACATTCTAAAGCCAATAGATGATCAATACCAGGATCAAGACCCACTTCGTTAAGTATAGTCACTTCTGCTGCAACAGCCCTAATAATTAACACGTTAATGtatattcattttaaattgtcacaatttttaaatattgctttgatattaataaatattgctgTTTACGATTTACAAATatcattttgttatatttgttTGTTAATATCTATTTAATTGCCACTTACTCTCTGTGTAAAGCTTTAACATCTTCATTCGTGTAACTCGCAGTCACTAGGTGAGTTTTAGCACTTATGCATACATTCGCAATAACATGATGTAGAGAATACGGTAACAATGAAACCACTACGTCTGCCGATTTTACAATGTCGTTTAAAGTATCAGGACGTTCAATTACATCTAACAGAACCGGTTCTACCCCGGGAAAATTATTTGCTAATACGTCTGCCTCCTCTTTAAATTGAGATGCAACAGTTAAATGTATGTTACTATCTCTGTGTAAATATTCGACCAACGGGGCCGAGACGTGTCCAGCACCAAGAACGACCACCTATTTACAAAACGAtgcttattaatatattacttgatatttaattacctttgactaatcgaattatttgaattatttatagtcACTTCGTGATCGTCCTGTTTTGCACAATGAAATTACATGTGACGCGAAGTAACAAGTAAGTATCTTATTAATATGatcaaaaattcatatattcatatatgtaCGAATATGTAGTCACAGTCAATTGGGAACTTTTATGAAAATGATCTTTCTTCGCCTTATTCtacaaaattgttttaatcgaGAAAAAATAGTGTCCATAACTTTCAAGTTCGAGTGCGTAACAATGAGATGCGATTTTGAGACTTGGCGATACAATATCGGTTTATCAATATCGATTatgttatttcaataattcgatgaacattttcaataataaataatattccgatattacatatacatttagatgatataaaaatagataatgTATTGGTGCTCgatgaatgaaattaataaaattgactCGAAAAGTATCACTTTTCTGTACCTTTTTGCTTTGTGCTTCTCTATTGTCTGCCTTATGCCTACAACGGTGATTTAGCAACCTTAATTCTTGGATATATTCAAAATTAGGCGTTAATCGTCCGTTGGATGCTATTATTGCATCATGTACTGCCGGACTAAAGTTATGTTCTTCTAATGGTGCTTTCGCATCCGACTGAATAATATCCAACGCGTAAGGATATAAAAGATTTCCAAAGAAATCCGTGGATTCTTTTGGCAACTGAGTTGGCATATTGTCGATCGAACAGACTAAGACTCCGGGTCCTTTAAAAGACTTCGTATCTTTGTTACGATCAGCATCATATAAACAAAATGGGGTGTCAATCGTTGTACATTCGTTCATGAACCTATcgacattttaaaaataagtatAAGGAGAGTTTAAGAATATCGAAGCTTAGCTGTTGCGAATTGTTTATGAATTCGCGAATTGGcttttatatatagtatataaaaagATCGGTGTGAATGTCTCAAtctgttatattataaaaaaagaaaaaagaaaaatcacttaagtaaacgatatacgtataatatagtactattGAATAAATTGAAACTTACTCGATACTGCCGCCAGGGTCTGCAGATATATCACAGATAGCTAACATTCGGTGGGGTAAAGAAGGAGCACCAACACTTGATGGTAACCAGGGAGTATAAGCTGGTCTTAGCAAGTATTTTGCATCTGGTATTGTTAACAATTTAGGCGAGTCAACAGCCCAATATATTCCATTAATTATCACTGATGCGTATGGTGCAATCTTTTTGCTGAAAGTGGAAATATATCTCTCAGGATGCTTGTCACATTCATCAGAATCAAAACCACCtccatcttttctttctaGATGATGTCTTCGTCTTACCTCGCATCCGTATATCTTTGTTGTATCTAAAACAATGTTGCCTGTTGTTTACAAtgcaattatatttacaataaaatacagCCAGTCACAAAAGTTTACATATACCTGCGGAATTCTCTTTGTATATGATTTACCGTGACACAATTTGTCACAATATTATTTCTACCTACGATATAATTATTGTcggtataattatttctaaaaaaaaaaaaaaaaaaaaaatacaggaATAAAGGAATCAAAGGAATCAAGATAAAGGAGATTGAAATATGATTTCGCGTGGATGTAACAGGTgtatgtaatttttgtaacaCTGTATTTTCTATCTCTTTTTTACTCCTTTCTTCTTGATAGAAATGAAAGTAAATGAATATGTGTCATAATTCACGACTTCTAACAAACTCATAGCGTTCGTGttttttactataatatttcatacttAAGGGATCTACATATGTAGGCTTTTGAGCTGACTGACTGAGCCACATATAATGGGCCAGAAAAATTCACTGAATTTTGATCTTTCGATTGAACAATACATACAAAAGTTTGTAGTATAAACGAGAAGAGTATGATTCTTCAAGATTGTCATAATTCCTAAGTGCTAAGAATTGATAGTTATGTCCAggctgcggatttttatgcgttaATGCTTTGGTTTTGTGATTCAAGCGTTTACCGCTAGTGAAAACAAGTATAAATGGagcatatttttaaacaagtcccttttccttctctttttaaaCCTCATATTCGATCAATGGCAATCCAATTAAACTTCAGTATCTAGTACCAAGTACCccaaattcaatttctttcttcaatcgataattatgaaatagacgttaatttaatttgacaTTAAAATGAATTGTTCCACTTTGTTGTTGAACAACATGAACCGCAGGAAGGAAAGTACAAATCTCTAATATTTACAGATttgttatgaaataaattataatagtaaaatatataaatatgcaaCGCTTACCGCCATGTTCGGCAACCTTTTTCAGCATTTCGGGTGGAACATATTCGTGAGGAAGCTCTTGAAAAACTTCTTGACCGCCTTGACTTACATTGCCACTGCCAGTGAAAATAAAAGTCAATGGTCCAATTGATTTAGGCATAGCACCTAATGCTATTTCGTATCCTGCGTCTCGTATAGCTTGCCTTGCCATAGCGGAATCTCTATAATTGTGTGCTGGACCAATATGCTGATAAACAATAATGACCGTTActtatagataaataaaacgataactatataaaaataaatacatatttattaattaatttatttattaattggaGTATGCGCGTCCGATTTAACGTTTGTGCACGCTAGCATTTTTCTAACTACTAAACATGCGGAAaacttttttcaaaatatcacagtgattaataattttcgacGCTACTTCGTGTAATATTCTTTTACGTAAAATTTAATGCTTTATCCAAATTCCAGATAAAATGTTAGAGAAACTAATATCCGTCATATtccgataaaaagaaaaaaagcaaagTTAATGTCAGAAACGTTTTCTCGTATGGCAAATAACGTTTTTACGAGACTCGCCCTATACATTAACGTATTTTAAAACCAACAgctatatattaaataaatatagaagattctttgagaaattttattcgttttattaaattttttacatatgtTTCAAAAGGGAAACTCTTTTATCGTCCTATATGTAtctacgataaaataataataaatttaattgcataaaatactttccaacatatttccaaaataatttccaaCAAATCATTGTTATAGTAAATTTCTTAACTTAATGTGATCTTACCATGAATGGTGTATGATGTCCTAACGCTAGTAATCTTAATCCAAGTCCATGTAATATATTCACCATACCAGCTACACCAGCATATTTCCCGAATGCAACCACTCTTTGTCCATTATCGTCTGTTAACTTTTCATAATCTAACAAACGTATATTCTTTTCCAGAATAGCATCCAGAAGAGGCATATTACTTTCTTGCGCCTTAATAGTATGAGAAAAAAAACAGTAAGTTCTATTCGATATAAGTTGATCCACAGGAACTTGTTTAACTCCAAAAATAACGGAAGCAGAACTAATATCCTCTTGTAGTATAGCACCTGCAGCTTGGTAGGCATGTGCAGGATATGCTCTTCTATTACTAGGCTGTACAATTACTTTTACACCTGCCCTAATTAATTGGCGAACATTCGCAGGTGCCAAAGGAGCTCTTCTTTCCCATACTGATTGGTCTTCTCTTCTGATTGCTATTATTTTGCCTTTTAAAttctgtgaaaaatattttgcgatATCGATTCTTAACATATCATacaggaaaatataaattcgtatCTGTCCTTATTTTATAGCGCGCACTACTTACATTCATACAACGTGCTGAAGACATGATGAAGTAtactattaataaattcaCATTGAGTTCGCACTTGCGTAATTGAAAAGCCTTCGATGTGACACCATATAATCgtgtaaaaagtataaaaagtataaaaagacTTCCTATCGATGTAACGTGCGTTCAGTTCATTGAGTCTACAATAATAAAATGGCAAGAGAAGAAAGCATACTGAAACACAGCATAACTACGTCTATTTGGAAATAAAGTTGTATTACTACCATGATATTATATGGGTCAGTGAGGTCAAACTCAGAATATGTTACTCTTACTACATCACTGATAAACACCAAGCCACATGTTTATCGAAACGATTTGACTTTCTTCGACCACATGATCTCCATCACTTCACAGTTACTTCATATTGAAGAtgcaatcttttttttttttttttttttttaattctttcaatgTGACGTAATAGTGAATGAAATTTTGCTTTAGTCCAATGTATCTTGCATTCGCTAATGACACATTGTTCTTCTATATTACGTACTATGATAGATTattaggaaataaaatatatccgaAAATATTGAATCGGCTTGGggttcgtttaaaaaaatatttcgtagctgaaaaatattggaattCCCCAGAATGCTATGATTCTCAAGAATATTGTAATTGCCGAGTAAGTATTCCGAGAACTTGAATCATAGTCTGATACGggtttttcttaaatatttatcttaaatatatataaaattttccaaattgtgAATCCCGACATGTTTCtcttgaaacgaaaaattacaGTGATGTGCAAAAGTGTATGAACAGACCGCCTTGTAAAACCGTCCTATAAAAAACGCGATAATACTACCAATTATTCGATTGATCGATAAGGATCAGCTAATTGTAATTACCAGGTGAATCtgtcaaacaaaatataatagtttAGATTCGTTTGTAGTAACAAtacaaatgaatattttataagaataaaGGCTTGAAACCATGTTTACAGTTTTGCGCATTTCATCAGAAACGGGTAGAACAGTAAATAAACGATAAGAAACTTCCCTAATAATCCCTAAGTTTACCAACTCAATAGTTTCCTATAATTAGGTACTTCCtaattcttctttaattttcctcctctcttcctcctcctcgttTCTTACTCCCTCTGCATCTTCTATCTTCCTTTCCTTCTATCCTTTTATCCTTTTACCCTTTTCACCATCCCTAACCACTTCACTGTTTTCTCTGCCTTTTTCTACTGTTTCTTTCATACTTAATCCCTGCTGTCTTCACCTCTTCACATTTCTCCAACCAATGTCTTAGCAAAATCTATTCGTTGACCATATTTACCTATTTAACTTTGGCATAATCCGTGTGCAATCTGGATCTTTGTATCTTACCGCATTACCTTTGCTTCTGCAACTCTTCCTCTCTTACCTTTAATATTTCCTACTGACTGAAGCGATACCTTCACATTCCTCGAAGCGATCTATTCTGTTGTTTCTTTCAACCTCTTCTTGTCTTATTCTGCTCTCTTTTAAACATTTCTTACAATTCGCTATATTGTCCTCCGTCCTGCACTTCGCTCTCCTCTCATAATTCAGTGGTCTCTTTGTTAatcttattttcaatttctcttcCTTACCTTCTTCCCACACTATATAGTCTGGGATGCACAAAATGAAACAGTATCATTCCTTTATGTGATAATAGCTTATCTCTGCGGCAAATCACAGAGAAATATGGTACGAGTACGAgtgataatttcaaaaattaaaaaaaaagaaacgaaactatGGTGGTGTGCCAAAGTTTACAAGAAATGATAGGCCGCAGATTATTTCCGACAAAGAGGTGCATAAgattgattttattaaaaaaaaaaaattatttttattttttatatttatttttttatatcatttacatGCATATTTGagattcatttttttctatcttccATAATTGTATAACCCAATAAATTCAAAAACACTTAAACACTAAAATCATATACAGCGCTTGTACTTAAAAAAGCTCATTCTGAAATGTGATTCGATTTCTCAAAATTCCGAGGAATCGCAACATTTTTGACAATTTCTGATTGTCGTCGAATAAAAgacaattttatattcgatttactttattattatataaaatactatcCTAACacattacataaatatcaatTAGATTGTGTTTTAATAgataaatacattttgttttttattgtcTGCTTAGTTGGATTTATCTTTTTCAGTATTTGAGTCATCACATTAACTAATTGTTCCGAAGTAAGACCAGTTTTCTTTGATTTAAACTTTTGTAGAAGTTCCGTTGTTGTCATTGGTTTACGCATAAGATAACGCCTTACTGCATCTTCTGTGATACCGGATTCACTGTAACATAACAAAAATACcttttacttaaaaaattatattccaaatattttttcgcatgtttaatatttagatACCATGCTTAATAATTAG
Above is a genomic segment from Bombus fervidus isolate BK054 chromosome 4, iyBomFerv1, whole genome shotgun sequence containing:
- the Lkrsdh gene encoding lysine ketoglutarate reductase/saccharopine dehydrogenase, which produces MSSARCMNNLKGKIIAIRREDQSVWERRAPLAPANVRQLIRAGVKVIVQPSNRRAYPAHAYQAAGAILQEDISSASVIFGVKQVPVDQLISNRTYCFFSHTIKAQESNMPLLDAILEKNIRLLDYEKLTDDNGQRVVAFGKYAGVAGMVNILHGLGLRLLALGHHTPFMHIGPAHNYRDSAMARQAIRDAGYEIALGAMPKSIGPLTFIFTGSGNVSQGGQEVFQELPHEYVPPEMLKKVAEHGDTTKIYGCEVRRRHHLERKDGGGFDSDECDKHPERYISTFSKKIAPYASVIINGIYWAVDSPKLLTIPDAKYLLRPAYTPWLPSSVGAPSLPHRMLAICDISADPGGSIEFMNECTTIDTPFCLYDADRNKDTKSFKGPGVLVCSIDNMPTQLPKESTDFFGNLLYPYALDIIQSDAKAPLEEHNFSPAVHDAIIASNGRLTPNFEYIQELRLLNHRCRHKADNREAQSKKVVVLGAGHVSAPLVEYLHRDSNIHLTVASQFKEEADVLANNFPGVEPVLLDVIERPDTLNDIVKSADVVVSLLPYSLHHVIANVCISAKTHLVTASYTNEDVKALHREAVAAEVTILNEVGLDPGIDHLLALECFDNVKQAGGKIESFVSWCGGLPAPECSSNPLRYKFSWSPRGVLLNTLSSAKFYSNKQIVEIESGGDLMSAVQDLDFLPGFALEGFPNRDSTIYKDLYGLNNVQTMQRGTLRYKGFCNTVRALQFLGLTDLNSHPSLHPNGPDITWRVLICNLLGLANDNIFYENLKRKLAEMLNSEESVKAIEDLGLLEEDLVLKLNTPLDTLTHYLSKKLCYDQNERDLVILRHDVGILWPDNRREIRGINLVLYGEPQGYSAMARSVGYPTAIAVKMILDGEIQQRGVVFPFTPDIYRPILNRLKAEGIEFFETSKWV